The Celeribacter baekdonensis genomic interval GGAACATCAAACCGATAGAACGCCGCTCGGGCGGCACTCGAAACCGGGTGTCACAGACCAAGTTCCCATCGACATAAATTTCGCCCGTATTCTGCATATCGACCCCCGCGATGATCCGCAGCGTCGTCGATTTGCCGCACCCAGAGGGGCCCAAAAGACAGGTCACCTGCCCCGGCATAACCGTGAGCGACACGTCAGACACCACCTCGCGCCCCTCAAAGGTGCGGGTGATGTTGCGGATTTCTAACCGGGGGGTGGTCACGGGATCAGTCACAGGGTCAATTGCGCATTTTGGGTTTGTCTGACGAAAATTCTAAGATTCTCTATCAGCCCAAACCCGCCTTAGCAACAGGAGGACGCGGGGGCCTCCGCATCGCTTGCGGCCAAACTGTCAAACGGACTTGTCCCGCCACATCCCGCAAACAGGCCGAAATGGGTTGAAAAATCGCCAATAAAGTCAAAATGTGGCGCAAATCGCGTGTCTTTGAGCATTTTGAACGTGTTGCCACAGACCGGAAACACCCGCCCTGTGTCCATCACATGCCCCGCATCCAACGCAAAGCCGTGTGGCGCACCGGGCACAGTGCCTTTGTAGATCACCGCCTGACCATAGTCCTCGCACTCCGGCTCCAAGTCGAGTTTGAACAGGCGGTAGGTGGCGGACATGAATTGAATAGGCGCAACTTTCGCCCCCAATTCCGCATTTTCCACCGTCAAAGCCCGATGGGAGACCCGGCGCGGATCGGCAAACCCGGCAGCCCGGGCCATATGTTCGAAATCAGTCCAATAGAGCGCGCCGGAGAGGCATTCGCCATACAGCACCGGATCGGCCCGCAGCGCCTCAGGCACGCGACGGTCGGCATAAACGTCGGAAAAATACATCTCCCCGCCCGGCTTCAACAACCGATAGGCCTCACGCAGCACGGCGGGTTTATCCATCGTAAGGTTCAACACGCAATTGGAAACGATGATGTCAAAAGACCCCGCGTCCAGCGGCAACGCCTCAAGTTTTTCGATATAGCCCTCATAAAACGCCACGTTTGAGGCGGCATAGCCAAAGGCCTTGGCGTGATAGTCCTGATGGGCACGGGCCACGGCCAATTGTTCTTCGGTCATATCAACACCGGCGACAAACCCGGCCTCGCCCACCATCTGAGCCAGCGCATAGACATCGCGCCCGGCGCCACAGCCGAGATCCAAAACCCGTGTGCCTTCAAGCACATCCGGGGCAATCAGACCGCAACCATAATAGCGCGTGAGCACATCGTCATGAATGTTGGACAGCGCCTTTTTGAGCGTGTCGGGCATGTCCCCCGCCGTACAACAGGCGT includes:
- a CDS encoding methyltransferase domain-containing protein — translated: MSHADVQDYYGKVLQGSSDLKTNACCTAGDMPDTLKKALSNIHDDVLTRYYGCGLIAPDVLEGTRVLDLGCGAGRDVYALAQMVGEAGFVAGVDMTEEQLAVARAHQDYHAKAFGYAASNVAFYEGYIEKLEALPLDAGSFDIIVSNCVLNLTMDKPAVLREAYRLLKPGGEMYFSDVYADRRVPEALRADPVLYGECLSGALYWTDFEHMARAAGFADPRRVSHRALTVENAELGAKVAPIQFMSATYRLFKLDLEPECEDYGQAVIYKGTVPGAPHGFALDAGHVMDTGRVFPVCGNTFKMLKDTRFAPHFDFIGDFSTHFGLFAGCGGTSPFDSLAASDAEAPASSCC